Genomic window (Lycium barbarum isolate Lr01 chromosome 2, ASM1917538v2, whole genome shotgun sequence):
NNNNNNNNNNNNNNNNNNNNNNNNNNNNNNNNNNNNNNNNNNNNNNNNNNNNNNNNNNNNNNNNNNNNNNNNNNNNNNNNNNNNNNNNNCNNNNNNNNNNNNNNNNNNNNNNNNNNNNNNNNNNNNNNNNNNNNNNNNNNNNNNNNNNNNNNNNNNNNNNNNNNNNNNNNNNNNNNNNNNNNNNNNNNNNNNNNNNNNNNNNNNNNNNNNNNNNNNNNNNNNNNNNNNNNNNNNNNNNNNNNNNNNNNNNNNNNNNNNNNNNNNNNNNNNNNNNNNNNNNNNNNNNNNNNNNNNNNNNNNNNNNNNNNNNNNNNNNNNNNNNNNNNNNNNNNNNNNNNNNNNNNNNNNNNNNNNNNNNNNNNNNNNNNNNNNNNNNNNNNNNNNNNNNNNNNNNNNNNNNNNNNNNNNNNNNNNNNNNNNNNNNNNNNNNNNNNNNNNNNNNNNNNNNNNNNNNNNNNNNNNNNNNNNNNNNNNNNNNNNNNNNNNNNNNNNNNNNNNNNNNNNNNNNNNNNNNNNNNNNNNNNNNNNNNNNNNNNNNNNNNNNNNNNNNNNNNNNNNNNNNNNNNNNNNNNNNNNNNNNNNNNNNNNNNNNNNNNNGATCGCCTGGAAGGGACAAAAGAAAGATCTTGTTGTTTCTTCAACAATTTATGATCTCTAGTGGACCTCTCAGTAGGATTCGAACCCAGATGAAGTTCTGACCATCTATCAGAGAAAAAAGAACGAACGGATCTTGTAGGATTCCCAAGAAATTCTTCGATTTCTTCCGGAAACAGATGATTAATCATCTGCTTCTCACGTTCCGTGAATAGCCGGGACATTGAGGAATATCCAGAAAGGCATTTCGGGAATCGGCCTGATTCTATCTCTTTTCGTTCCGTTTGAAGAAAGGAAGGATCCCAAAGAATTGATCTTTCTTTTCGTTGTTGAATCTCTCTTTGATTAATCAATGTGTGATATTCCGAATCCTCATTACTAATGGAATCCAAATGATCTCTGGATTGATCAGAAGATCCTTTCAGTTGGCTAGAATCCGTTACTTGAACGAAACTAGATCTTGTGGAATCATATTGAATATTTGACGATACATTCTGTACCTTGCTAAAAAACCGATCCTTGTTTACCAACCACACATTGTCTAACCAAATCCAATTCTCTCTCGATACGTTCCTCAAAAAATCCGATTCGGGCGGATTCTTCCCCCAACTAACGAAGAGATCTTGGCGGAATTGCCACATATGAAATTGAGCACAGTTTTGCAAAGAAATAGCCCACTTGTTTCTCGAGAAGAGATGGGAAACATGCTCAATATCATTTGATTGAATAGTTGACCCAGCCCCTTGTTGTTTGAAGAAACCCTCCACTTCAATTGGTATTTTTTCACGAAAAGCAGACATGAGATAAGAAATCCAGTGTTTCACTAAGATTTCGAATAGCGGTCCCGAATTCAAGTTGATTCTATTTCGACTCTTCCTCAGAGAAAGACGATCAAACAATTCCCAATCATGGTCCTTGCGGATCGGATCATCCATATAATATACAAAAAGAAACTCCAGATATTTGAGATCTTTCTCTTTGAATAAGATCTCAATTCCAGCGACGGTTTCATTAGATATCTTACAACTAGAATCCCTCTTTTTTCCgatccagttcctccaccaacGCGAACCCCAGTTAGATTCAGGCATGCTACACTTTTTAGTTATTGGGAGAACCCAAGTACTCTCTTTCGGATTCAGGAAACAACTCTCAGAGATCTTTTTTCCTTTGGGAAGATACAGGAGAGAAACAATCAACCTATTGATATTGGAAGACCCAACGGATTCTTCCAATGTATCATTTCTGGGTCCAATGGAATTCATAGGTATAGGAAGAAGCCctatcaaatagagattttttcTTTCGACCATATTTCGATTGTTAATACGATATATAAGGACCGCTACTACAAAGAGTATTACACCCTTGATCGTGAAATATCGATTGCTTGTTGAACCCTGTGAATTGCGTGAAAGTAGGATACTCCAAATTCGGGGGTCAAAGAGTTTTAGAAAACGTTCTTGGTGGAAAAAAATGTGAATGAAGGATCCCACTGAATTGAATTGGGTCCATGAATCTAAGAAATGGTGAGAATTCTTGATCTCTCTCAATATCTCTCTCAATTCGAAAATCCAGGATTTGAATTGATGTCCTCTCATTGATTCCTCCTAAATTTCATTGATTTCTCCTAAAGATTTCATTTCAATTGGAATTTGGTTATTCACCATGTACGAGGATCCCCGCTAAGNNNNNNNNNNNNNNNNNNNNNNNNNNNNNNNNNNNNNNNNNNNNNNNNNNNNNNNNNNNNNNNNNNNNNNNNNNNNNNNNNNNNNNNNNNNNNNNNNNNNNNNNNNNNNNNNNNNNNNNNNNNNNNNNNNNNNNNNNNNNNNNNNNNNNNNNNNNNNNNNNNNNNNNNNNNNNNNNNNNNNNNNNNNNNNNNNNNNNNNNNNNNNNNNNNNNNNNNNNNNNNNNNNNNNNNNNNNNNNNNNNNNNNNNNNNNNNNNNNNNNNNNNNNNNNNNNNNNNNNNNNNNNNNNNNNNNNNNNNNNNNNNNNNNNNNNNNNNNNNNNNNNNNNNNNNNNNNNNNNNNNNNNNNNNNNNNNNNNNNNNNNNNNNNNNNNNNNNNNNNNNNNNNNNNNNNNNNNNNNNNNNNNNNNNNNNNNNNNNNNNNNNNNNNNNNNNNNNNNNNNNNNNNNNNNNNNNNNNNNNNNNNNNNNNNNNNNNNNNNNNNNNNNNNNNNNNNNNNNNNNNNNNNNNNNNNNNNNNNNNNNNNNNNNNNNNNNNNNNNNNNNNNNNNNNNNNNNNNNNNNNNNNNNNNNNNNNNNNNNNNNNNNNNNNNNNNNNNNNNNNNNNNNNNNNNNNNNNNNNNNNNNNNNNNNNNNNNNNNNNNNNNNNNNNNNNNNNNNNNNNNNNNNNNNNNNNNNNNNNNNNNNNNNNNNNNNNNNNNNNNNNNNNNNNNNNNNNNNNNNNNNNNNNNNNNNNNNNNNNNNNNNNNNNNNNNNNNNNNNNNNNNNNNNNNNNNNNNNNNNNNNNNNNNNNNNNNNNNNNNNNNNNNNNNNNNNNNNNNNNNNNNNNNNNNNNNNNNNNNNNNNNNNNNNNNNNNNNNNNNNNNNNNNNNNNNNNNNNNNNNNNNNNNNNNNNNNNNNNNNNNNNNNNNNNNNNNNNNNNNNNNNNNNNNNNNNNNNNNNNNNNNNNNNNNNNNNNNNNNNNNNNNNNNNNNNNNNNNNNNNNNNNNNNNNNNNNNNNNNNNNNNNNNNNNNNNNNNNNNNNNNNNNNNNNNNNNNNNNNNNNNNNNNNNNNNNNNNNNNNNNNNNNNNNNNNNNNNNNNNNNNNNNNNNNNNNNNNNNNNNNNNNNNNNNNNNNNNNNNNNNNNNNNNNNNNNNNNNNNNNNNNNNNNNNNNNNNNNNNNNNNNNNNNNNNNNNNNNNNNNNNNNNNNNNNNNNNNNNNNNNNNNNNNNNNNNNNNNNNNNNNNNNNNNNNNNNNNNNNNNNNNNNNNNNNNNNNNNNNNNNNNNNNNNNNNNNNNNNNNNNNNNNNNNNNNNNNNNNNNNNNNNNNNNNNNNNNNNNNNNNNNNNNNNNNNNNNNNNNNNNNNNNNNNNNNNNNNNNNNNNNNNNNNNNNNNNNNNNNNNNNNNNNNNNNNNNNNNNNNNNNNNNNNNNNNNNNNNNNNNNNNNNNNNNNNNNNNNNNNNNNNNNNNNNNNNNNNNNNNNNNNNNNNNNNNNNNNNNNNNNNNNNNNNNNNNNNNNNNNNNNNNNNNNNNNNNNNNNNNNNNNNNNNNNNNNNNNNNNNNNNNNNNNNNNNNNNNNNNNNNNNNNNNNNNNNNNNNNNNNNNNNNNNNNNNNNNNNNNNNNNNNNNNNNNNNNNNNNNNNNNNNNNNNNNNNNNNNNNNNNNNNNNNNNNNNNNNNNNNNNNNNNNNNNNNNNNNNTNNNNNNNNNNNNNNNNNNNNNNNNNNNNNNNNNNNNNNNNNNNNNNNNNNNNNNNNNNNNNNNNNNNNNNNNNNNNNNNNNNNNNNNNNNNNNNNNNNNNNNNNNNNNNNNNNNNNNNNNNNNNNNNNNNNNNNNNNNNNNNNNNNNNNNNNNNNNNNNNNNNNNNNNNNNNNNNNNNNNNNNNNNNNNNNNNNNNNNNNNNNNNNNNNNNNNNNNGGGGGTGGTGAAGGGAGAGCCCCAATTGGTAGAAAAAAACCCACAACCCCTTGGGGTTATCCTGCACTtggaagaagaagtagaaaaaggAATAAATATAGTGATAATTTGATTCTTCGTCGCCGTAGTAAATAGGAGAGAAAATCGAATTTAATTCTTCGTTTTTACAAaaactttacaaaaaaaaaaaaaaaataggagtaAGCTTGTGACACGTTCACTAAAAAAAAATCCCTTTGTAGCCAATCATTTATTATTTATGAATTATGGGCGAACGACGGGAATTGAACCCGCGCATGGTGGATTCACAATCCACTGCCTTGATCCACTTGGCTACATCCGCCCCCTCGCGTACTTACATTCCATTTTGACATTATTTAAATTCGAAAACAAAAGATTAAAGTTCGAAAATATCTCTTCTTTCTTATTTCAAAGATAAGAATATGAAGTCAAAATTAGATTTTttttagaaatgaaataaaaaagataTAGTAACATTAGCAACAAGAGGAACAAGTTATATTTATACAGTTTAAAataaatacaaaataaaaatagaatactCAATCATGAATAAATGCAGGCAAATACCCTCTCCTTCTTTTTCTATAATGTAAACCAAAAAGTCTATATAAGTAAAATACTGGtaaattaataatataaaaagaaaaaaagaaaggagcaATAGCACCTTCTTGATAGAACAAGAAAATGATTATTGCTCCTTTCTTTTCAAAACCTCCTATAGACTAGACTGGGATCTTATCCATTTGTAG
Coding sequences:
- the LOC132628598 gene encoding protein Ycf2-like; this translates as MRGHQFKSWIFELREILREIKNSHHFLDSWTQFNSVGSFIHIFFHQERFLKLFDPRIWSILLSRNSQGSTSNRYFTIKGVILFVVAVLIYRINNRNMVERKNLYLIGLLPIPMNSIGPRNDTLEESVGSSNINRLIVSLLYLPKGKKISESCFLNPKESTWVLPITKKCSMPESNWGSRWWRNWIGKKRDSSCKISNETVAGIEILFKEKDLKYLEFLFVYYMDDPIRKDHDWELFDRLSLRKSRNRINLNSGPLFEILVKHWISYLMSAFREKIPIEVEGFFKQQGAGSTIQSNDIEHVSHLFSRNKWAISLQNCAQFHMWQFRQDLFVSWGKNPPESDFLRNVSRENWIWLDNVWLVNKDRFFSKVQNVSSNIQYDSTRSSFVQVTDSSQLKGSSDQSRDHLDSISNEDSEYHTLINQREIQQRKERSILWDPSFLQTERKEIESGRFPKCLSGYSSMSRLFTEREKQMINHLFPEEIEEFLGNPTRSVRSFFSDRWSELHLGSNPTERSTRDHKLLKKQQDLSFVPSRKLVCLGVPDD